From one Patescibacteria group bacterium genomic stretch:
- the ftsH gene encoding ATP-dependent zinc metalloprotease FtsH: MIKNFGIFFLAFLLLAAIFSWYENSQQPATSVSLDQIITAIDNETAQSINIAGNELSLTLQDGKIIKTEKESSDSLSTLISNYQIAPEKLKKLTITVEQPTGLGYWLATLLPFLLPLLLLVGFIIFMSRQIQGANNRALSFGQSKARESNFKNNKSKVTFKDVAGVKEAKQELLEVVEFLKSPKKFLDLGARIPKGVLLVGRPGTGKTLLARAVAGEANVAFFHISGSEFVEMFVGVGASRVRDLFTRAKKNSPCIVFVDEIDAVGRQRGTGLGGSHDEREQTLNQILVEMDGFEPTANVIVMAATNRPDVLDPALLRPGRFDRRVALDPPDINDREAILKVHVQTKPLATEVNLRLIAERTPGFSGADLSNLLNEAAISAARHNKKQISLSDCLEAIEKVMLGPERKSHILSTKEKKITAYHEAGHALIAHLLPKADPVHKVSIIARGQAAGYTLKLPSEDKYMHQRSEFEADLAVMLAGHATEKEIFGEVTTGAQNDLQQATKLARKLVTEYGMSDKLGPRTFGLKEEMIFLGREISEQRDYSEKVAEAIDDEVGRFLKTAYQTAHSLIKKNKAKLDKLANTLISQEVLEKEAFEQLMSQND; encoded by the coding sequence ATGATAAAAAATTTCGGGATTTTCTTTTTAGCATTTCTTTTACTGGCAGCAATTTTTTCTTGGTATGAAAATAGCCAACAACCAGCCACCAGTGTAAGTCTGGACCAAATAATCACCGCCATAGATAATGAAACAGCTCAAAGTATAAACATCGCTGGTAATGAACTGTCCTTAACTCTGCAAGACGGTAAAATTATAAAAACAGAAAAGGAATCCAGTGATTCTTTATCCACCCTTATCAGCAACTATCAAATAGCTCCGGAAAAACTAAAAAAATTAACTATTACAGTTGAACAACCAACTGGCCTGGGTTATTGGTTAGCCACCTTATTACCTTTCTTATTGCCTTTGCTTTTATTGGTTGGTTTCATAATTTTTATGTCCCGCCAAATTCAAGGGGCTAATAATCGCGCTTTATCTTTTGGACAATCCAAAGCCCGAGAAAGTAACTTTAAAAACAATAAAAGCAAGGTAACTTTCAAAGACGTCGCTGGCGTTAAAGAAGCCAAGCAAGAGCTTTTAGAAGTGGTGGAATTTTTAAAAAGTCCCAAGAAATTCCTGGATTTAGGGGCACGCATACCTAAAGGTGTCTTGCTAGTCGGCCGACCAGGCACTGGTAAAACTCTATTGGCCCGGGCGGTAGCTGGCGAAGCTAATGTTGCCTTTTTTCATATTTCCGGCTCAGAATTTGTAGAAATGTTTGTCGGTGTCGGTGCTTCCAGGGTCCGAGACTTATTTACCCGAGCCAAAAAAAATTCACCTTGCATTGTTTTTGTAGATGAAATTGATGCCGTCGGCCGACAACGTGGCACTGGTTTAGGTGGTAGTCATGATGAACGAGAACAAACCCTTAACCAAATATTAGTAGAAATGGACGGTTTTGAACCAACAGCTAATGTCATTGTCATGGCTGCTACTAACCGTCCAGACGTTTTAGATCCGGCTTTATTAAGACCGGGGCGATTTGACCGCCGAGTAGCCTTAGACCCACCAGATATTAATGACCGCGAAGCCATACTAAAAGTTCATGTCCAAACTAAACCTTTAGCTACGGAGGTGAATTTAAGATTAATAGCTGAAAGAACACCTGGTTTTTCTGGTGCCGATCTTAGTAATTTATTAAATGAAGCGGCTATTTCAGCGGCCCGCCACAATAAAAAACAAATCAGCTTAAGTGATTGTTTAGAGGCTATTGAAAAAGTTATGCTCGGACCGGAAAGAAAAAGCCATATCTTATCCACCAAAGAAAAGAAAATAACCGCTTATCATGAGGCTGGTCATGCCTTAATTGCCCACCTGCTACCCAAGGCTGATCCAGTTCACAAGGTGTCTATTATTGCTCGAGGACAAGCAGCTGGTTATACCTTAAAATTGCCGAGTGAAGATAAATACATGCACCAACGTTCAGAATTTGAAGCTGATTTAGCAGTTATGTTAGCTGGCCATGCCACAGAAAAAGAAATCTTCGGCGAAGTAACTACTGGTGCTCAAAATGATCTTCAGCAAGCCACTAAACTAGCCAGAAAATTAGTAACCGAGTATGGTATGTCAGATAAACTCGGCCCCAGAACATTTGGCCTAAAAGAAGAAATGATCTTTTTAGGTCGTGAAATATCAGAACAACGCGATTATAGTGAAAAAGTTGCTGAAGCCATCGACGACGAAGTCGGCCGATTTTTAAAAACCGCTTACCAAACCGCCCACTCCTTAATCAAAAAAAATAAGGCCAAACTAGATAAATTAGCCAATACCCTAATAAGCCAGGAAGTCCTAGAAAAAGAAGCCTTTGAGCAACTAATGTCTCAAAATGATTAA
- a CDS encoding MBL fold metallo-hydrolase encodes MVIQWFGQSCFKIQAKPGPGQEVTVIFDPFDPKRVGLKLPKLVGDIVVVTHDHFDHNYTEGVTGQPFLINGPGEYEFKGAFLYGLPAWHDDQEGRERGAITMCFLEVEGLSVAHLGDLGQSELTSQQMELLEGVDILLLPVGGNYTIDGKKAASIVNQIEPRIIIPMHYKLPGLKVEIEGVDKFVKEVGFKPSTMDKLKIVKKDLPQEDSQLILLTV; translated from the coding sequence ATGGTTATACAGTGGTTTGGACAATCTTGTTTTAAAATTCAAGCCAAACCGGGACCAGGGCAAGAGGTCACGGTTATTTTTGATCCTTTTGATCCCAAAAGGGTTGGTTTAAAATTACCTAAATTAGTCGGAGATATTGTTGTGGTAACACACGATCATTTTGATCACAATTATACGGAGGGGGTTACGGGGCAACCTTTTTTGATAAACGGTCCTGGGGAATATGAATTTAAGGGAGCCTTTTTGTATGGTTTACCCGCTTGGCATGATGATCAAGAAGGTAGGGAACGAGGAGCTATTACCATGTGTTTTTTGGAAGTAGAAGGTTTATCCGTGGCCCATTTAGGTGATTTAGGGCAATCGGAACTAACTAGTCAGCAAATGGAACTTTTGGAAGGGGTGGATATTTTACTTTTGCCGGTGGGTGGAAATTATACAATTGATGGAAAGAAAGCGGCTAGTATAGTTAATCAAATTGAACCAAGGATTATTATCCCGATGCATTATAAATTACCTGGTTTAAAAGTAGAGATTGAGGGAGTAGATAAATTTGTTAAGGAAGTTGGTTTTAAGCCGTCAACAATGGATAAGCTTAAAATAGTCAAAAAAGATTTACCGCAAGAAGATTCCCAATTGATTTTATTAACGGTTTAG
- a CDS encoding S1 RNA-binding domain-containing protein — MKETKLNEAPNSAMQALLNSPEGATVPKVGDLVQGQIITLGKREVKLDLPGFTTGVIRGRELFDESGDYSDLKIHDQVTATVLELENETGEMELSFRQAGHQKAWGNLEDLKKSGEVIEVKVIDANKGGLMVKLGQIDGFLPVSQLAVEHYPRVEGGDKSRILELLKKFIGEMLEAKVITVNEENDKLIVSERAAWEEKQKDKLDKYQVGDIIEGKISGVVDFGCFVEFGQGLEGLVHISELAWQRIDDPREVVKVSQEVKAKIINIDGSKISLSFRRLMDDPWKSVAEKYKVENIVQGKVIKLNPFGVFVELDPEIHGLCHVSEVSAKNIKDPSEIVTIGETREFKIISMDPKEHRLGLSIKALDKSNTDDKVEKESVNEPGKPEETDKKTD; from the coding sequence ATGAAAGAAACTAAATTAAATGAAGCGCCGAATTCAGCCATGCAAGCGCTCCTAAACAGTCCAGAAGGTGCCACTGTACCAAAAGTCGGCGACTTAGTTCAAGGTCAAATTATCACTTTAGGAAAAAGAGAAGTTAAACTGGACTTACCAGGTTTTACCACTGGTGTAATACGTGGCCGGGAACTATTTGACGAATCTGGCGATTACTCCGATTTAAAAATACATGATCAAGTTACAGCCACAGTTTTAGAATTAGAAAACGAAACTGGTGAAATGGAACTTTCTTTTAGACAGGCTGGTCACCAAAAAGCCTGGGGTAACCTGGAAGACTTAAAAAAATCCGGTGAAGTTATAGAAGTTAAGGTAATCGACGCTAATAAAGGTGGCCTAATGGTCAAATTGGGACAGATTGATGGTTTTTTACCAGTTTCTCAACTAGCTGTTGAACACTATCCTAGAGTAGAAGGTGGCGACAAATCTCGAATTTTAGAATTGTTAAAAAAATTCATTGGCGAGATGCTAGAAGCCAAAGTAATTACAGTTAATGAAGAAAATGATAAACTCATCGTTTCTGAAAGAGCAGCTTGGGAGGAAAAACAAAAGGACAAGCTGGATAAATACCAAGTCGGCGATATTATAGAAGGAAAAATTTCTGGCGTGGTTGATTTTGGTTGCTTTGTGGAATTCGGCCAAGGCTTAGAAGGTTTGGTTCATATTTCCGAATTAGCCTGGCAAAGAATCGATGACCCCAGAGAAGTTGTAAAAGTAAGCCAGGAAGTCAAAGCCAAAATAATAAATATTGACGGCTCTAAAATATCTCTATCCTTTAGGCGCTTAATGGATGATCCTTGGAAATCAGTAGCCGAAAAATACAAAGTAGAAAATATTGTTCAGGGTAAAGTTATTAAATTAAATCCTTTTGGTGTTTTTGTGGAACTTGATCCAGAAATACACGGGCTCTGTCACGTTTCCGAAGTCTCAGCCAAAAATATCAAAGACCCTAGCGAAATAGTTACTATTGGCGAAACTAGGGAATTCAAAATAATTTCCATGGACCCTAAAGAACACCGCTTAGGTTTATCTATTAAAGCTTTAGATAAATCTAATACCGACGACAAAGTAGAAAAAGAGTCCGTTAACGAGCCTGGTAAACCAGAAGAAACTGACAAAAAAACTGACTAA
- the gyrA gene encoding DNA gyrase subunit A, protein MTSKKDNLALIENPPEVNRVINQSIEEEMKQSYLDYAMSVIVARALPDVRDGLKPVHRRILYAMWDIGLKPNAKFRKSATVVGEVLGKYHPHGDAAVYDSLVRLAQPFAMRQVLVKGQGNFGSIDGDSAAAMRYTETKLAQISEELLTDIEKDTVNFLPNYDGSHQEPQVLPARLPNLLLNGTMGIAVGMATSIPPHNLGELIEAIQYLISDPEATVDDLMKFVQGPDFPTAGAIFNKEDIKQAYATGKGSVVMRAKAEIEEFKGGFAIIVTELPYQVNKAELVMKIAELVKEKKIEGIKDLRDESDKDGIRVVIELKKDAYPKKVLNQLYKHTALQTSFHFNMLALVDGLQPRVLTLKSILEEYLKHRQEVVKRRAEFDLKKAEDRAHILEGLVMALEDIDKIITTIKKSKDKEDAKKNLIARFKLSDRQAEAILEMKLQQLANLEKLRLEEELKDKRKLIKELKELLANQKKILGVIKEELIHIKDKYATNRLTKVYAGAVDKFTQEDLIPNEATVVIITKDGYLKRLAPDTFKAQGRGGKGVIGLTAKEEDSVEQLFSTTTHADLLFFTSRGRVFELKAYDVPQGSRTSKGQAVVNFLQLSPEEKVSEVLSLTEWEGYKYLIMVTKQGVIKKVTIDAFSNVRRSGLIAINLKNGDSLLWVKPSTSEDDVIMVTAKGQSIRFKEKGVRPMGRTAAGVRAIRLKSGDEVTGVDLINEGRPGPDEQLLVVMAHGYGKRTKLREYKVQGRGGSGIKTANITTKTGQIVYALVVNAKREQEDLIVMSDNGQVIRLALKAVSVLGRATQGVRIMRFKAEKDQVASVTFV, encoded by the coding sequence ATGACTAGTAAAAAAGATAATTTAGCTCTAATAGAAAATCCACCGGAGGTTAATAGAGTAATCAACCAATCAATCGAAGAAGAGATGAAACAATCCTATTTGGATTATGCTATGTCGGTTATTGTGGCGCGAGCTTTGCCAGATGTTCGGGATGGTTTGAAGCCGGTTCACCGTCGGATACTTTATGCCATGTGGGATATTGGTTTAAAACCTAACGCCAAATTTAGAAAAAGCGCGACAGTGGTTGGTGAAGTTTTGGGTAAATATCATCCGCACGGTGATGCGGCGGTTTATGATTCTTTAGTTCGTTTGGCTCAACCTTTTGCCATGCGCCAGGTATTGGTAAAAGGTCAGGGCAATTTTGGTTCGATTGATGGTGATTCCGCTGCCGCTATGCGTTATACCGAAACTAAACTAGCCCAAATATCTGAAGAATTACTAACAGATATAGAAAAGGATACGGTTAATTTTTTACCTAATTATGATGGTTCGCATCAGGAGCCTCAGGTCTTACCAGCTCGCCTACCTAATTTGTTGCTTAATGGCACCATGGGTATTGCTGTTGGTATGGCTACCTCTATTCCACCTCATAACTTGGGGGAGTTAATTGAAGCTATTCAGTATTTAATAAGTGATCCAGAAGCCACAGTGGATGATTTAATGAAATTTGTTCAAGGCCCAGATTTTCCCACGGCCGGTGCTATTTTTAATAAAGAAGATATTAAGCAGGCTTACGCTACAGGCAAAGGTTCAGTGGTTATGCGCGCTAAAGCTGAAATAGAAGAATTTAAAGGTGGTTTTGCCATAATTGTTACGGAATTGCCTTATCAGGTTAATAAGGCTGAGTTAGTAATGAAAATAGCTGAGTTAGTTAAAGAAAAAAAGATTGAGGGTATAAAAGATTTGCGAGACGAATCGGATAAGGATGGTATTCGGGTAGTTATTGAACTTAAAAAAGATGCTTATCCTAAGAAGGTTCTAAATCAGCTTTATAAGCACACGGCTTTGCAAACTAGTTTTCATTTTAATATGTTGGCTTTGGTGGATGGTTTGCAACCTCGAGTTTTGACTTTAAAGAGTATTTTGGAAGAATATCTAAAGCATCGTCAGGAAGTAGTTAAACGTCGAGCAGAGTTTGATTTAAAAAAAGCTGAGGATCGAGCCCATATTTTGGAAGGTTTGGTAATGGCCTTGGAAGATATTGATAAAATAATTACCACTATTAAAAAATCTAAAGATAAAGAAGATGCTAAAAAGAATTTAATAGCCAGATTTAAATTATCCGATCGTCAGGCCGAAGCTATTTTGGAAATGAAGTTACAGCAGTTGGCCAATTTGGAAAAATTAAGATTAGAGGAAGAGTTGAAAGATAAACGGAAATTAATTAAGGAGTTGAAAGAGTTATTAGCTAACCAAAAAAAGATTTTAGGTGTTATTAAAGAGGAGTTAATTCATATAAAGGATAAGTATGCTACCAATCGATTAACTAAGGTTTATGCCGGGGCGGTTGATAAGTTTACTCAGGAAGACTTAATTCCTAATGAGGCGACGGTGGTTATAATCACCAAAGACGGTTATTTAAAACGTTTAGCGCCGGATACTTTTAAGGCTCAGGGTCGGGGCGGTAAGGGTGTGATAGGTTTAACTGCTAAAGAAGAAGATTCAGTGGAGCAATTGTTTTCCACCACTACGCACGCTGATTTATTATTCTTTACTAGTCGTGGCAGGGTGTTTGAGCTTAAGGCTTATGATGTGCCTCAAGGTTCTAGAACTTCTAAAGGCCAGGCAGTAGTGAATTTTTTGCAGTTATCACCTGAAGAAAAAGTGTCGGAGGTTCTGTCTTTGACAGAGTGGGAAGGTTATAAGTATTTGATTATGGTAACCAAGCAGGGTGTTATTAAAAAAGTAACTATCGATGCTTTTAGTAATGTTCGGCGGTCTGGTTTAATTGCTATTAATTTAAAAAATGGAGACTCTTTGTTATGGGTAAAACCATCAACCAGTGAAGATGATGTAATAATGGTAACAGCTAAGGGGCAGTCTATCCGTTTTAAAGAAAAAGGTGTTCGACCCATGGGTCGAACGGCCGCGGGGGTTCGAGCCATACGTTTAAAGAGTGGCGATGAGGTAACTGGCGTGGATTTAATAAATGAAGGTCGACCAGGTCCAGATGAACAATTATTGGTAGTTATGGCTCATGGTTATGGTAAACGAACTAAACTTCGGGAGTATAAGGTGCAGGGTCGCGGCGGTAGTGGTATTAAAACAGCTAATATTACAACTAAAACCGGTCAGATAGTTTATGCTTTGGTGGTTAATGCCAAACGAGAACAGGAAGATTTAATTGTCATGTCTGATAACGGTCAAGTTATTCGTTTGGCTCTTAAAGCTGTGTCGGTTTTAGGTCGCGCTACTCAAGGTGTTAGAATAATGAGATTTAAAGCAGAAAAGGATCAAGTGGCTAGTGTGACTTTTGTTTAG
- a CDS encoding AAA family ATPase yields the protein MFLQKVEIQGFKSFARKTVLEFNRQFTAIVGPNGSGKSNVADAIRWVLGEQSLKTLRGKKAEDVIFAGSDKKSRLGMAEVSLYLNNENGLVPIEFGELVITRRIFRDGQSEYLLNNSQVRLQDIQLLLARANIGQRTYSVIGQGMIDSILSSSPAERKEFFEDATGVKQYQLKRDQAINKLTATYVNLEQASLLLQEIEPRLRVLTRQVKRLEHREELTVSLRQQQKDYYRYRYWYLERSRLVIGKTCSEMEVALLSQQNLIKDLRAKLNAKEKSVTVSSAWQKLQSQQAELRVKIGQLTKDLAVAQAAEEIGHFKKGEGEIAWLKQRLAEVERELNEAEAKETDLQNDLLSKRRLLALKTKERTQVAVLFDALDKEEKPDWLNKDLEIWLAQATNLSSRFDQAVDLSAVAVLAEELKKVIKKIAIILERLKKPAGSSKADFTKTLEHHEGLINELASLTAEIASLEKSVVSLKEIANRLRDTKIKVEKSLQVKPTKVSDVNQTNEIKKSLINLENQINQIEVNLAQFHTRQEAKEAELFNLQRELETATSQELILERKYHESKVEQARIETRLEDLEHELAQETTVELVREIKEVGEVKLIDEGIVALELQKLKRQLELTGGIEPEVVTEYQQTKTRFDFLTSQTGDLEQAAKSLESIIQDLDKTIEKKFTVDFNRINDKFTEYFKVLFSGGRAQLNLQKNEPVTEQTTGESVLSDQVDSTNQEPVGPKQKFLLNEKIRASLFSGVDIQATPPGKKLSSITALSGGEKALTSIALISAIISCNPSPFVVLDEVDAALDESNSERFAAILEKLNKQTQFITITHNRATMRQADILYGVTMDEDGVSKLLSVKLEEAKQIAE from the coding sequence ATGTTTTTACAAAAAGTTGAAATTCAAGGTTTTAAATCATTTGCTCGTAAAACGGTCTTAGAATTCAATCGGCAGTTCACAGCAATTGTTGGTCCTAATGGTTCTGGTAAATCAAATGTGGCTGATGCTATTAGGTGGGTTTTAGGTGAGCAATCTCTTAAGACATTACGCGGCAAAAAAGCTGAGGATGTTATATTCGCCGGCAGCGATAAAAAAAGTCGTTTGGGTATGGCTGAAGTGTCTTTGTACTTGAATAATGAAAATGGTTTGGTGCCTATTGAATTTGGCGAGTTGGTTATTACTAGGCGTATTTTTCGCGATGGTCAAAGTGAATATTTGTTGAACAATTCTCAAGTTCGTTTGCAGGACATTCAGTTATTATTGGCTCGAGCTAATATTGGTCAAAGAACTTATAGTGTGATTGGTCAGGGTATGATTGATTCTATTTTGTCTTCTTCGCCAGCTGAGCGGAAGGAGTTTTTTGAGGATGCTACTGGCGTGAAACAGTATCAGCTTAAGAGGGATCAGGCTATAAATAAACTAACAGCTACTTATGTAAATTTAGAGCAGGCCAGTTTATTATTGCAGGAAATAGAGCCTAGACTTAGGGTTTTAACTAGGCAAGTAAAAAGATTGGAGCATCGAGAGGAGTTAACGGTAAGTTTAAGGCAACAGCAAAAAGATTATTATCGTTATCGTTATTGGTATTTAGAAAGGAGCCGTTTAGTTATCGGTAAAACTTGTTCGGAAATGGAAGTAGCTTTACTTAGTCAGCAAAATTTAATAAAAGATTTGAGAGCTAAATTAAACGCTAAAGAAAAATCAGTTACTGTGTCTTCGGCTTGGCAAAAATTGCAAAGCCAGCAGGCTGAACTACGCGTTAAAATTGGCCAATTAACTAAAGATTTAGCCGTTGCCCAGGCTGCTGAGGAAATAGGACATTTTAAAAAAGGTGAAGGAGAAATTGCTTGGCTTAAGCAAAGATTGGCCGAAGTAGAAAGGGAATTAAATGAAGCCGAAGCTAAAGAGACTGATTTACAAAATGACCTGTTGAGTAAACGGCGACTATTGGCTTTAAAAACTAAAGAACGGACTCAAGTAGCTGTTTTGTTTGATGCTTTAGATAAAGAAGAAAAACCTGATTGGCTTAATAAAGATTTAGAAATCTGGCTAGCGCAAGCAACTAATTTATCCAGTCGTTTTGATCAGGCAGTTGATTTATCTGCAGTGGCTGTTTTAGCTGAAGAGCTAAAAAAGGTTATAAAAAAGATAGCCATTATTTTAGAACGTTTAAAAAAGCCAGCTGGTTCTTCTAAGGCCGATTTTACTAAAACCTTGGAACATCATGAAGGTTTAATTAATGAATTAGCTTCTTTAACAGCTGAAATAGCTAGTTTGGAAAAGTCGGTGGTTAGTTTAAAGGAAATAGCTAATCGATTACGAGATACTAAGATTAAAGTAGAAAAATCTTTGCAAGTTAAACCAACCAAGGTTAGTGATGTTAATCAAACAAATGAAATTAAAAAGTCTTTAATTAATTTGGAAAACCAAATAAATCAGATTGAAGTTAATTTGGCTCAGTTTCATACTAGGCAAGAGGCTAAGGAGGCAGAGTTATTTAACCTGCAAAGGGAATTAGAAACAGCTACTAGCCAGGAATTAATTTTGGAAAGAAAATATCATGAGAGTAAAGTAGAACAAGCTAGGATAGAAACCCGCTTAGAAGATTTAGAGCATGAATTAGCCCAAGAAACTACTGTGGAGTTGGTTAGAGAAATAAAAGAAGTTGGAGAGGTTAAATTAATTGATGAGGGAATAGTTGCTTTAGAATTACAAAAGTTAAAAAGGCAATTGGAATTAACTGGTGGTATTGAGCCGGAAGTAGTTACTGAATACCAGCAGACTAAAACTCGATTTGATTTTTTAACTAGCCAAACAGGTGATTTAGAGCAAGCGGCCAAATCTTTAGAATCAATTATTCAGGATTTAGATAAGACTATCGAAAAGAAATTTACTGTTGATTTTAACAGAATAAATGATAAGTTTACTGAATATTTTAAGGTTTTATTTTCCGGCGGCCGGGCTCAGCTTAATTTACAAAAAAATGAGCCAGTTACCGAACAAACAACCGGGGAATCTGTTTTGTCTGATCAGGTTGATTCAACTAATCAGGAGCCTGTTGGTCCCAAGCAAAAGTTTCTATTAAATGAAAAAATTAGAGCTTCTTTATTTTCTGGGGTTGATATTCAAGCTACTCCGCCGGGTAAAAAATTATCTTCTATAACCGCTTTATCGGGTGGTGAAAAAGCTTTAACCTCCATTGCTTTAATTAGCGCTATTATTTCTTGCAATCCATCGCCCTTTGTGGTTTTGGATGAAGTAGACGCGGCTTTGGACGAATCTAACTCAGAAAGATTTGCCGCTATTTTGGAAAAATTAAATAAACAAACTCAATTTATTACTATTACTCATAATCGGGCGACTATGCGTCAGGCTGATATATTATATGGTGTAACAATGGATGAGGATGGTGTTTCTAAATTGTTATCAGTTAAATTAGAAGAAGCTAAACAAATAGCTGAGTAG
- the rnc gene encoding ribonuclease III: MRDFSELEKIIGYKFKEIDLLRQSLVHRSYLNENPGFNLPHNERLEFLGDAVLELVVTEYLYKNYPNPEGELTNWRAALVNANFLGEIAGFLNLGDYLYLSRGEAKDSNSKARLYILANAIEAVIGAIYLDAGWEQASQFINKSILSHLPEVLAKALYLDPKSRFQEIAQDKVGITPRYDVLSEVGPDHAKIFRVGLYLDSELIAEGQGSSKQEAQVSAAQAGLVAKGWE; this comes from the coding sequence ATGCGGGATTTTAGTGAGTTAGAGAAAATAATTGGTTATAAATTTAAAGAGATTGATTTGTTGCGTCAGTCTTTGGTTCATCGGTCTTATCTTAATGAAAATCCGGGTTTTAATTTGCCACATAATGAGCGTTTGGAATTTTTGGGGGACGCTGTTTTGGAATTAGTGGTTACGGAATATCTTTATAAAAATTATCCTAATCCCGAGGGGGAGTTAACTAATTGGCGAGCGGCCTTGGTTAATGCTAATTTTTTGGGAGAAATTGCCGGTTTTTTAAATTTAGGTGATTATTTGTATTTATCACGCGGTGAAGCCAAAGATAGTAATAGTAAAGCTCGGCTTTATATTTTAGCTAATGCTATTGAGGCGGTTATCGGGGCTATTTATTTGGATGCTGGTTGGGAGCAGGCTAGTCAGTTTATTAATAAAAGTATTTTAAGTCATTTGCCGGAAGTTTTGGCTAAGGCTTTATATTTGGATCCCAAGAGTCGCTTTCAGGAAATTGCTCAAGACAAGGTTGGAATTACTCCTCGTTATGATGTTTTGTCTGAAGTGGGTCCTGATCATGCTAAAATTTTTCGAGTTGGTTTATATTTAGATTCGGAGTTAATAGCTGAAGGGCAAGGCAGTTCTAAACAGGAGGCTCAAGTATCGGCTGCCCAAGCTGGTTTAGTAGCCAAGGGTTGGGAATAA
- the rpmF gene encoding 50S ribosomal protein L32, whose product MGLPGHRRTSSHKRRRASHFALKPAHLTKCTNCQQPVVTHQACANCGYYKGRQVLEVKLKSKALKAKVAEVKQDKKDKKEAK is encoded by the coding sequence ATGGGTTTACCTGGTCATAGACGGACATCTTCTCACAAGCGTAGGCGGGCTTCTCATTTTGCACTTAAACCGGCTCATCTTACCAAGTGTACTAATTGCCAACAACCGGTGGTTACCCATCAGGCTTGTGCCAATTGTGGTTATTATAAGGGGCGTCAGGTTTTGGAAGTTAAATTGAAGAGTAAGGCTCTGAAAGCCAAGGTCGCTGAGGTGAAACAAGATAAAAAAGATAAAAAAGAAGCCAAATAA
- the nusB gene encoding transcription antitermination factor NusB, whose translation MSSRHLIRTAVLQTMFQWDFLDKAGNLSAMVETNLEELAPGALDDGFAQRLSQGIVNNLKDIDSTLKRLAPEWPLDQITGVDRNILRLGVYELKYGKEIPPKVAINESIELAKAFGSDASSKFINGVLGSLYKEMAGAGEVPIEDFKQVFEQTLAAEPGLPKSKDNVDVVSEG comes from the coding sequence ATGTCTTCTCGCCATCTTATTAGGACTGCTGTTTTACAAACCATGTTTCAATGGGATTTTTTGGATAAGGCGGGGAATTTGTCAGCTATGGTGGAAACTAATCTAGAGGAATTAGCACCGGGTGCGCTAGATGATGGATTTGCCCAGAGGTTAAGTCAGGGTATAGTCAATAACTTAAAAGATATCGATAGTACTTTAAAGCGTTTGGCTCCAGAATGGCCTCTTGATCAAATTACTGGTGTTGATCGTAATATATTACGTTTGGGAGTTTACGAACTTAAGTATGGTAAGGAGATTCCACCTAAAGTAGCCATAAATGAATCTATTGAGTTGGCTAAAGCTTTTGGTTCGGATGCTTCTAGTAAGTTTATTAATGGTGTCTTAGGTAGTTTATATAAAGAAATGGCTGGTGCGGGTGAAGTACCGATTGAGGATTTTAAACAGGTTTTTGAGCAAACTCTGGCGGCCGAACCTGGTTTACCAAAAAGTAAGGATAATGTAGATGTGGTGAGCGAGGGTTAG